The Cutaneotrichosporon cavernicola HIS019 DNA, chromosome: 5 DNA segment TGCCTCCCGCCTGCCGGCAACTCGGATATCTGACCACTCCTTCATCTCCGTTTGCATCGCATCTCATCAAGACGGTAACCGCCGGCAAGCGCCACATATCTTTGCTCACAAACGATTTCCTCCTCTGCGATATATGTGGCTTCTGTAACATCTTCAACTTATTCATCTCTTCTAGACTATTCATCTtcaggtcgacgacgcctcTGACGACGGCATCCCCACCCGCAGCCTCAAGTCCCCACACCCACTTCACACCCACTCTCCCCCACTCTCCCCACTTCCCCACGCCACCGAGGTTAGAACACACATCAACAACACCCATTACCGCACGTTATTTTGTCCGCTTCGTTTGGCCGCTGCCACAACCTACCCCACCTTATCTATCGCGTGTGCACCACCCAGTAGCCACATCGCAGGCGGGGTGGGCTTGTtccaccctcctccactatcctcgcccttcccTTGATCTCGGCACAGGATCGACACTGATCGACACTGCGCCGTTGCAATCTACCTCGGCTGGGGTGACAGACGTCCACCTCGTAATATGGCCGACATGCGCCGCCGGGACCTCCCAGCGCGTCTCCACCACGCCCACTCGCCTCCGCAGCTTGGCCAAGTCGGCGCACCACCACATCAACAGCAGCCGCACGCTCACCCGCCACACCCGCAACCCCCCGCACCACAGCTCCTTTCAAACCACCACCCCGCTCATCACATTCCACGCGACCATCTCTGGGATCATCCCCGACCGCCTGCGCCCCTCTCCACATCCCCCACAAGCAGTTCGTCGTCGCGTTCCGGTCCGGCCAAAAACCTCCGTTGTGTCTTCCCCGGCTGTGGCAAGCTCTTCACTCGCAAGGTGAGTTTCCCGTCTCGGTTCATGACTCGGGTGTAACTCGGGGTTCGCCTTGGATGCTAAAGTACATGGGACTGCCACAGTGCAGCTTTTGGCTGACATCATCCCCCTTTCTTTCCCCATCATTCCATTTCCCCCCAAAGGACAGCGCTAACGCTACCAGGATCATCTCATCCGCCACGCTGCCAACCGTAAGTGATTTGTGCTGCTCACTGCGCGCACGATCTTGTTTTGCTCGTAAATTTCCTTGGCCCACAGTttccttgcgcttcttgtccCTCACACACAACGCGCCCAGGCGTATAGCGGTTGCTTGGTTGCTTGTCGGATCTGAATCTGATGGCATACATCCCGCGGGCGGGTTTTTGTGGCAGGTGCAGGTGGAGCTGCACCGTGTCACCACCGGTAAACGGCTGAATTGCGGGATGGGTGGAGTGATGGGAGTTTAGGATGCGGAGGCGAGAGGTGGCTTTTGGGGCTTTGGGGGATTTGGCTGGCAGTCAAGTGGCAGCTTGGCTGCTTGGATCGATACGAAAGCAAAGTTGCGTCACGAGATGAGCGCTGACCGATGCCTTGTCACCCATACCACCCCCCCTGACCTCTTTCACCCTGACTTGTTACGTTTAACCGAACCGTGCCTGACAATCCGCCAATGCCGTCCGGGACCACCCAACCTCTGTTTTTGCTGGTTTGGCCTTGCAACTTGTTCCGTccaacaacctcgccaCGGGCCTCGGCAACTGGGAACTGGGAACTGGGCCCATTCTCCGCCGTCCGACTTGTCTTGAATTCGAACAACTACGTACTCAAACTACCCACTACCCGCTGACATGGACACGACCGCGACTACGACTCCTCTCATCCCCAACGCCCCATGGCCGCCACAACCCGCCCCTCCACCGCCCGCACAACTTGCGGCACATGATGCTCCTTTGTGTACCTGACCAACATTGAAACAACAGACTCGCAACCAAACTTTCATTGTGGCACTTGTGGCCGCTCCTTCCAGCGACTCGATCTTCTACAACGTCACGAGAGGCGTCGGATTTGCGATCACAAGCGTTATCCGAAGCGGATGCGGACTGGCACTGGACCGACACAGCCACAGCTGACTCCGACTTCTGGACCCGTCGACCATGCCTccacgtcgagctcggactCCACAGGGCAGTCGTCATCCATGCCACCACCAAATAACCGTCCGTCGCCAAACCCTATTCAGTCACATCATGGCCATTCGACACATTCGCACGCCAGCAGTCACGACCATTCGCACCATTCGGGCGCCGACTCTGGGCGCTCGGGGCGTAGTGTCGCCTCATCCGTCACTGGTGCCTTTGAATCGTCCACTTCGGAAGGCTTCCCAGTGCACGACCTGCTCGGCGGTAGCGGCAGCTCCACATCCTCGTCTCTTCTGCAGTCCCTTCCGTCAACTGGAGTCGCTCCCAGACGCCGAACTGGTGATAGTGGAACGCCGTTCCAGCTAACAGCTGGTCCGCTCGTCATGGAGCCGCAGCAGGCCGACTTTGGTTTTGGCCTAGGCCCTCCAGATCCATGGGAGGCGCTGCTGCAGAACACGATGGTCCCCAATTTTTGGACTGAACCTAACGTGCCCGAGACCTCGTTCGATTTCGATTCGCTACTCCAGCATGGCCCCATGCGCCCACAGGAGAGCGCTGAGAGGCACGGAagtggaggaagagctGGTGCCAGTGTGGGTGGTAATGAGGACATGCTCGATGTTGGAGACGTCTTACTAGAGCGCCTCAACAACAGTTATCCAGTGAGTTTGTTCTGAGGGTAGGCGTGTGCGCTCACGGGCCTGTGGGATTTGACCAACTCTGTGCCAAAACCTACCAGACTCGTGTCGCGATGCCTGTGGTCACCGAGGACTTGGCGTTGGCtccagccgccgcctgcTCTCCCGCCCGCAGCAGCTGGGGCTGACATGCCCAGGATCTCAGCTTGACCGCCCCAGACCTCACAGAGGCACTCGAGCTCCATTGGAGTCTGGTGGCCCCGAGCTTTCCTTTTATTCACCGTGGAACGTTTGACGTTGACACCGCTGCCACCGAATTAGTCGTCATGATGGTCGTCACTGGTGCGGTACACAGTGACCGCCCTCGACGTGACGACGGCAAACTCGTTCGCACTGTGCGCTCAAACCTTCTTAAAGATCACTGCGGTCTCGACATGCAACTTTCTGCTCTTCAAGCATACACTCTCTGCCATGTTTTCGACACTTGGTACAGCGACACCGAGTCGCTTTTTGTTGCCCAATGTATGTGGCCCGTCGTCGTTTCACACAGTCGCAAAGTCGGCATAGGCGTCGCAGGGTCGTCGAGCCCCCAAGGTCAAGGCGTGGGCGCGTGGGTCGCGTgggccaaggacgaggagcgccggCGGACAGCCTACGCAATTTTATTAATCGACACACAAATAAGCACGTTCTGGTCGCAATATCCCAGCCGACAGCTTGCCATTTTTGCGCACAACATCAATCTCCCCTGCCCCGCTACACAGTGGGAAGCGTGCACTGCCTCGGATTGGGTCCTCGCTCGCCAGGTCGAGGGCTCTGGTGACCGCCCGGCTCGTCAGCAGAGACAGGGTTTCCAACCAGGTCTTCATCCTAAGTTTCAAGTCAACGTCATCCACGAGGGGTACTCGAGCGCAGTATTATCCGCACTGGCAGCCGAAAGCGCCTCATCCAAGGTGGACACAGACAACGTGTTCGCCGTCAGTCTTGTGCTTACTGGTCTCCTCGCAATTGCGTGGGACTGTCGTACCCGAGGCGGATTGGGCTTGCGCTTTCGCGACGGCAGCAAGCACTGGCGCTCGATTGTTCTCAACGCAG contains these protein-coding regions:
- a CDS encoding uncharacterized protein (zinc finger), with protein sequence MPPPNNRPSPNPIQSHHGHSTHSHASSHDHSHHSGADSGRSGRSVASSVTGAFESSTSEGFPVHDLLGGSGSSTSSSLLQSLPSTGVAPRRRTGDSGTPFQLTAGPLVMEPQQADFGFGLGPPDPWEALLQNTMVPNFWTEPNVPETSFDFDSLLQHGPMRPQESAERHGSGGRAGASVGGNEDMLDVGDVLLERLNNSYPDLSLTAPDLTEALELHWSLVAPSFPFIHRGTFDVDTAATELVVMMVVTGAVHSDRPRRDDGKLVRTVRSNLLKDHCGLDMQLSALQAYTLCHVFDTWYSDTESLFVAQCMWPVVVSHSRKVGIGVAGSSSPQGQGVGAWVAWAKDEERRRTAYAILLIDTQISTFWSQYPSRQLAIFAHNINLPCPATQWEACTASDWVLARQVEGSGDRPARQQRQGFQPGLHPKFQVNVIHEGYSSAVLSALAAESASSKVDTDNVFAVSLVLTGLLAIAWDCRTRGGLGLRFRDGSKHWRSIVLNAVVNLRAEHEVATAHLPPSVENRDLRDSIAIGIISILSDIPMLQVAAGSTSVCGATIGLTQFTDAERRLKLWAPTPDAWTCLWQSTRYLRDALFSDWGTYTPWAVFLTTLVVWGYASGADRTLAPPSPDLGASSSASALLDGIFRSPARVDLNAGVTDLLATAARRLNDLGQPLDRESAALLWRLAGGSGDPSLSPTRYATWRRI